The sequence below is a genomic window from Chryseobacterium foetidum.
CATGACGAAAGGCCTGTCCGGATGATTGTGGACAAAATCGACCATCACCTGATCACCAACTTCGGGAATGGCTACGTAACCTCTGTTTTGGGTTACCGGATCTGTTCCGCCCGCATCGGGGCTCATCATTCTGATGAAATTGGTGGTGTCATTCATCTGCCAGTCAAATCTCACCTGCACTCTTCCCTGCCCTTCAGGATCGGTGTTTGAAATCACTGTGGCAATCTGAGGCTGGGCAACAGGAACTGTGAAGTCGGGTTTTGGTAAAAATCCTGTATCGGCTGCAATGCCCTGAAAACTTCCGCTGTAATGACCAATGGTGTCGATTTCATGCGTGGTTTCAGTAACCATTATTTTGGTGAAATAAGATGTTTATTTGTATCCTATTTTTGAACTAATACCATATAGCCTAGATATAAAAAAGAAATTATTAATAAGTTAGAAACAGTATCTCTTTATTTTATAAGAGTTCCTGCTGAAACTAATTTTGCTTTTGTAAATTTCTATATCAAATTTTTCAATCATTTTTCTATTTTCTATTTTTAATTGAATTGTCTCTATTTTGTCCATTCCACGAATTTAATAGAATCAAAAGACTAGAAAATACTGTTTTACGTAGTTTATAATTTTCTAAATTTCTATTTGATTGTTTAAAACATTCCATTGCCATAATATGAGTAAAGAAAATCTCTCTATTGGGAGCTCTATAGAAAACAGTTCATTAGAATCTTTAGATTTAAGCTTATCAGTAAACAAAATTTCAATTGACGTATTTATTTTTTTTCGACTAGTATTTGTTGTATAAAAATCTTACTGTTTTTTTGATACTGCAAACACTAATATTCCTAATACATAACCTGAAACAACCCCAAAAAGGGCTCCTACCATAATACAAATATCTTTAGTCCACCAATCATAAATTGAATTTAGTACGCAAAAAAATATTATGGAAAGTACTGAAGTACCTATAATTGAAACTGACAGAAAAAAAGTTCTAAAACCTTTACTAACTGATTTTTGTTGGTAACCTATCAAAACTGAGGCAGAAATTATACCCGCACTTATAAGCCCTATTAATATCAAAATAAAAAGCAAACAAATAATAACTCCCACAATTATTGCTATACAGAAAAATATGGCTCCCATTAAAAGCAACACTACGAGAAAATCATCATCATTATTAAACGAATCAATTATGAAAAAAGTCTGATATAAGTATTGATTTAAAAATTTCAATAATCGTACTATTTTTTTGCTTTTACTTCTTCAAGCTGTTTTTTTACATCATCTGGAAACCAAGGTAACACAGGATCATTTTTATATTGTCCATATACAACATCCGGAGACAAAAGTTCTTCGGGAAGATTGAGTTTTTTTAGTTCTGTTTTGAAATCTGACTCTGACTCAAAACCAGTTACTTCTTCTGTTTCAATATTAATAAGAAACCAAATTCTTGGGATTTTATCTTTTTCATCAAAATCTAATTTTTCCCCTTGATAACCATATATAAACTTTCCTGATACATTAAATTTTTCAATGGGATCAAAACTATTCAAAACTATATTCTTATTATGAAAAGTTTCAATTTTTGGAGTCGCTATATAAGTTTCCATCATCCAATTTCTTGAACCTTGTAATTGTTGCATTTTATAGGGTTTAATTAATGGAACTACCGAGTAATCCCAACCTTCGGAGGACCAATAAAAAATATCAACATTGGCTTTTTCATATGACTGATCCGGAAATAATATATCTTTCATTTTTTTTGTTTTATTACAGTTTGTCATACACATTGAACTCATCAATAGTATAAAAAATAATAAACTATTTTTTTTCATAAATTCTTATTTTAACGTGTTCAATCGATCCATTTCTTTTTAGCTTCTTTTAATTTCTCTCCAATATCTTTCATACCTTTTTCAATGGCTTCTAATTTTTCCTCATCCGTTTTTCCAAGCCATTCAATTTCTCCTTTGCTATAATTATTATTCCAGTTTCCTTTTACTTTCATTAAATCATTGCCTCCAGCAATGTCATGGTAAATGAAGCCCGAAATAATACTTACAACATCATTATCTATGCTTCTTGAACCCTCTTTTGATGCATTCAAATCATATAATAGAGATTATTTTCCTTGTTTCACTTTTACATCTTCTAATTGTTTTTTTATATTTTCTGGAAACCAAGGCAAAATAGGATTTTGTTTATATTGTTCATATACTTCATCAGGATTTAGAAATTCTTCAGGAAGATTGAGATTTTTTAGTTCTATATTAAGTTCTTTTTCTGAATTAAATTTAGATAATGAAACTTCTTTAGTTCCTTTTTTTACATCAATGATGAACCAAAACGGAGGAACAATTACTTCACGATTTTCAAAGTTTCGAATCTCTACAATTTTATGACCATAAATGTAACTACTTGATAAATTAAAATTTTCAATTGGACTAATACTAATTTCATTAAACTTATTGAAACCTGTTGAAATTTGCCACATATCATTGCCTTGCAGTTTTATTAATTGAAATGGTTTAATTAATGGAATCATAGTGTAATCCCAGCCACTATCAGCCCAATAAAACTTATCTATTTTAGCATCTTCATAAGGTCTTTCGGGGAAGAATTTATTTTTCATTTTGTCTGTTTTATTACAACTGAATAAAATTGTTGTAAGTGTTAATAAAAAGATCTTTTTCATTCGTTTATTTTATAATATCTATGACTTTATTTATCAGCCCTTCCATATCACTTCGGATATTATCTCCGACACTTTCAAGATAACCTTTCGGTTTCTCGTTTAATCGGTCTTGTAATTGTTTTTCAGAATAAGTGTTCGTCCAATCACCTTTTACTTTTAACAAATCATTCCCTCCCGCAATATCGTGATATAGAAACCCAGTAATGATACTTACCACATCATATTCAATGCTTCGTGATCCGTCTTCTGACGCCCGCAAATCAAAAGTATCTTCAAATTTATGCTGAATCCTCACATTCCCATTCTTGCCTACACTAACTATAGTTATTACACCAATACTTCTAAGCAACCAAGTTAGTTCATTAGCAGCCACTTTCCAAGTATCTCTGTATTTAGCACTAAAAGGATTTTTAAACTGATCCAACATTTCTCCTTTGGCTCTTTTTCCTCCTAGTTGTATTGCTCTTAATGGAAGATCAATAATTTCAAAAGATTCTTTTCTATATTTAGGATGATTAACAATTTTTTGAGCAATTTCTTTTTCATATTCAACAAATGCAGGATCTTCATTAATTTTTTTAATCAACCTTTTACTCTTGCTGATATCCACTTCGCCACTTTGCAGCATAGAATAAATTCCGGCTTCAAAAAGACTGTTAATATTTCCATCTGTAAGCCCAATAGATTCCGCCAATTTTCTTCTTGCACCATGTGCCCAGCCGGAGCCGTCATATTCTTTGACGCCTTTTGCCCAATCTACAATATTAGTATACCAATGGGGTTCAACTTTCAGTTCTTCTTTAGCTTGGTCTACCCATTTTTTAATCCCTGCAGTATTGGCAATGCTGGTTTTTATCATTAATGCTTTGCCTTTACCTTCTACGAAAGCTTTTTCTTCTTTTCTCTTTTGATCTGAACCCGCGCCTGAAGAGTAATCTAGCCGATAAAACAAATCTTTTCCAGTTTCTTTTACTCTATCCCAAATCGTTTGATCCTGGTACTGATCCCAATCTGAAAGCGTTCCTTTATTAAACATAAACCCAACGGGAGCAAAATGCGCCTGCAATTCCATATTATGAACTTTTTCAAAAGCGATTAATGCATTGAGCTTAAGACGGTACAATTCACTTTTCATGTAAAGAGATTTTTTTGTCCCTTCTGCTTTTGAAATAGCCTGATCTAAAATCGTGTGAAACCAATCTGGTAAAACCTGGCTGATTATAGGGATTTTATATTTTGCAGGTTCATATTTTTTAGAAGGATTGGAAATGACAGAATCACGATAGGTTTTATACTGATAATATGTTTTCCAGTATGTTTTAACGCATTGTCTAAATGTTGGCGCATTTTCATTGATGCTCCCATCAGGATTAAAGGCTTTATCCAGAAGTCTTTTGGGGAAATGATAACCTTCTTCTTCGAAGAATCCTTCCGGAGCATCTTTCTTTACAAACATCCAACTTGCAAACTGCAGATTATCTTTTTCGTTACAAGCATTTTTCACAAAGGGAATATCTCCCATTCTCGTTACAAACAAAGCTCTATCATTGGGAAAAGTGAATTGAACTGCTCGATCAATGAGACCTCCCCAAGAATTATCTCCCAAGAGCTCGTTCATCTTTTCATAAATACCTTGATTTTGATATAATTTTTCTTTGGTAAAAATATCACCAATCCATTCTAAAACCCATTCTTTGATAAAATCTTCAAAGTAATAATTTTTGAATTGCGTATAATCTTCGCCATAAAGTCCTTGTGGCTGATGAGTACCTAAAAACATGATATTGATTGGAATCTCTTCCCAACCTATTTCATAAGCATAATAAATAATTCCAAGAGCTGTCCCTGCAGCAATGGCAGCGCCTTGACTGTGTCCTACAACAGTAACTGGCTTGTAATTTGGAGAATAACTAGCAATTCCTGGGTTTTGCTCTTTCTGATTTTCTATAACTGATTTTTCTTTGATATTCCATTTTCTTTTAGCCCAGACATAACCTTGTGCAATACCATGTTCTACCCTGTGTGCACCTGATGACTGTAAACCATGTGAACCATTAATGAAATGAGCATTTCCCTGAGCATGAAAATACTCTTTGAAAATCTGAGAATATCTTTTTTTTGTGACATTATCATACCCTTCCCAATATCCTTCAAACTTTTCTTTTACAGCGAAAATCCAACGATAATTTTCAGTTGACTCATAATTAGGATCACTATACAAAGTACCTCCTCCTTGTCGATTATCCATCTCTAACTCATCATTAGTATAGATATCAATATTATCTGTTATCTGCTTTTCATTCATATTTGCACCTCGAACTGGATTTTGAGCGAGGTCATCAGGAACTTTATCCATAACAACATTTAAATACGAACCAGGGTTTTTCTTAGGAGTACTTAAATAGCCATTGCAAAAAATAATATCACCGCTTAAAATTGGTACTATATAGTTGAGAATAGGAGGTTTGGGTGGATCTTCGTTTAAACCATAACTTACCCCGCTTTCTTTCCCTACCTGTATTACTTTAGAACCAATATTTTCAATGTTATCTTTAGAATATCTTTTATAATTTCCGTCTACAACTTTCGTGATATTTCCCTTTACAATTCTCGTTCTGCTCATGGGGATAACTGTTTAGAAATTATTACTCTTTTCAGAGCTATTATTTTTTACAATTTTATCAGAATGCTGCTCATTCGTTCCTGCA
It includes:
- a CDS encoding lipase family protein, translated to MSRTRIVKGNITKVVDGNYKRYSKDNIENIGSKVIQVGKESGVSYGLNEDPPKPPILNYIVPILSGDIIFCNGYLSTPKKNPGSYLNVVMDKVPDDLAQNPVRGANMNEKQITDNIDIYTNDELEMDNRQGGGTLYSDPNYESTENYRWIFAVKEKFEGYWEGYDNVTKKRYSQIFKEYFHAQGNAHFINGSHGLQSSGAHRVEHGIAQGYVWAKRKWNIKEKSVIENQKEQNPGIASYSPNYKPVTVVGHSQGAAIAAGTALGIIYYAYEIGWEEIPINIMFLGTHQPQGLYGEDYTQFKNYYFEDFIKEWVLEWIGDIFTKEKLYQNQGIYEKMNELLGDNSWGGLIDRAVQFTFPNDRALFVTRMGDIPFVKNACNEKDNLQFASWMFVKKDAPEGFFEEEGYHFPKRLLDKAFNPDGSINENAPTFRQCVKTYWKTYYQYKTYRDSVISNPSKKYEPAKYKIPIISQVLPDWFHTILDQAISKAEGTKKSLYMKSELYRLKLNALIAFEKVHNMELQAHFAPVGFMFNKGTLSDWDQYQDQTIWDRVKETGKDLFYRLDYSSGAGSDQKRKEEKAFVEGKGKALMIKTSIANTAGIKKWVDQAKEELKVEPHWYTNIVDWAKGVKEYDGSGWAHGARRKLAESIGLTDGNINSLFEAGIYSMLQSGEVDISKSKRLIKKINEDPAFVEYEKEIAQKIVNHPKYRKESFEIIDLPLRAIQLGGKRAKGEMLDQFKNPFSAKYRDTWKVAANELTWLLRSIGVITIVSVGKNGNVRIQHKFEDTFDLRASEDGSRSIEYDVVSIITGFLYHDIAGGNDLLKVKGDWTNTYSEKQLQDRLNEKPKGYLESVGDNIRSDMEGLINKVIDIIK